TCGCGGCGCAGGCGTCGCGCGCGCGTAATCGCATGGCGGGTCATAGGGCAAATCTACAAGCTCGACCGCAAAATGATCAGATCTGAGCGTCTCAATCCTCACACGGGGGCGAGCCCCTCTCCCGATCGCGGGAGAGGGGTTGGGGTGAGGGCAAGATGGGATACGTCAAAGCAATGTCTGTGCGGTCCGAGAGAGCGGTGCCCTCATCCCCGGCCCTTCTCCCGCGTCCGGGAGAAGGGGGCGCGAGGGGTGGATTCACGCCCTCAATCCCGCTTCAATCCCCGCCCCACGAAACCGTGTTAGACTCCACCTCATCTCCTCTTGATGAAAGGCTAGTCCGGAACGGCTGGATTAAAGGGGGGAGCGGTGGCCGCGTGGCTTGGCTTGGGGAGCTGTACCCCTTGCACGGTAACGCGCCGGGCTTCGAAGCCGGTCGCGCCAGCGATCATTTGATCCAGTGGATCAAATGAAGGCGCAGAAGGCCCCGGCAGGGGCATCTGCTTCCCATGCCTCCGCCTTCGCTACCGCTCAGGCCTGCTTCGGGGAAAAACATCCCCCGGATGTTTTTCTTACCCCTCCGCAGCCCCTGGCAGGCGCTTGGTCCAGGTGGCCAAGGTCTAACGTATGAAAGCATGTCACCGCGGGCGCGCTTGGTTCAGGCGCAGTATCGCCGTCTCGAGAGAGCGGCAGTTCCTCCGCGTTTGAAACAAGCGCGCCTCGCCTATCTATCAACTCAGGGTGCAAGCTCGTGAGGCGTTTGCGGCTGCGTGATTTTCTCCCCAAACGCTCCCCACGGCTTGTCCGTCTCGATCCGGCGTCGATAATTGGAGCCTTACTCTGCGCTTGGGGCTGAAGTGAAAGCGGCCAGTCCGCGTACAGTCTTTGGTCTCGTCTAAGATTACTATACGTGGCTTTGAAAGCCTGCGCGGACTGGCAAAGCCGCTTCCTACGGGGAGGACCGTAACACAAACTTGCCCTAACGGCAATTTACCTGGACGCGCTGGACCCGATCAGGTCTGCGCGCCATATCTCCAGCCATGGAAGCTTTCGCTCTCTTTCTGGAACGCCTGCTGCTGACGCCGTCTCGGAACAGCAAGCTGGCGCTGATGGCCGATTACTTCCGGACACAGCCGGATCCTGAGCGAGGTTGGGCGCTGGCGGCCCTCACAAATGAGATTGATCTGCCCGGTGTGAAAGCCGGACTGATTCGGCGTCTGGTCGAAAGCAAGGTCGATCATGAGCTGTTTCGCCTGTCTTATGACTATGTCGGTGATCTGGCTGACACGGTCAGCCTGATCTGGCCTGCAGAGCATGGCGCCAATCGGGTGCCGAGCCTCAGTGAAGTGGTGGAACAGCTCTCAGACGCGACCAAGGCGCAAGGCGAACGACTGATTGAGGGGTGGCTGAACACACTCGATTCCCGCGGGCGCTGGGCCCTGCTGAAACTGGTTACGGGCGGTTTGCGGATCGGTGTGTCGTCGCGCCTCGCCAAGGTCGCTGCCGCACAGTTCGGGCAGGTCGAAGCGAGCGAGGTTGAAGAAATCTGGCACGGGCTGGAGCCACCCTATCTCAGCCTGTTCGCCTGGCTGGATGGAGAGGCCGAGAAGCCGCAACCTGATGTGGCGGCACCGTTTCGCCCGGTCATGCTGGCGCATCCCTTGGTGGCCAAGAAGGATAGGGACAATCCCGATGCGATCGATCCGGACCTGATCACGGTCGAACAGTTTGCAGCGGAATGGAAATATGATGGCATCCGCGTTCAGGCTGTTTCAGAAAACGGGACACGGCGCCTCTATACCCGAACCGGCGATGATATCAGCCATACGTTTCCCGATGTCCTTGCGGCCATGGATTTCGAAGCGGCGCTGGATGGTGAGCTCCTGGTCCGCGCCTCTGACGGCGGCGTCGCACCGTTCAACGAATTGCAACAGCGCCTCAATCGAAAAACGGTCACCAGGAAACAGATGGAGTCGAGACCTGCCTTCATTCGCGTCTATGACCTGTTGGTCGAGGGTGAAGAAGATCTACGCAGGCTGAGCTTCAGGCACCGCCGCGCGCGGCTTGAATCCTTCGTGTCGGGCCTCAGCACGGATCGTATCGATTTGTCGCCGCTGGTGCCGGTGACGACGATTGACGAACTGGAACGCGCGCGCAACACACCACCCGCGCCCGAGATTGAGGGCCTGATGCTGAAACGGTGGGACAGCGTGTACGAAGCCGGGCGCCCGAAAGGGCCATGGTTCAAGTGGAAACGCGATCCGTTCCTCATTGATGCAGTGCTTCTCTATGCGCAGCGTGGACATGGCAAGCGCTCGAGTTTCTATTCCGATTTCACCTTCGGTGTCTGGCGCGACATGGATGGGGAAGACCAGCTGACACCGGTCGGGAAGGCCTATTTCGGGTTTACGGATGACGAGCTGAAACAGCTCGACAAGTTCGTGCGCGACAACACACTGGAGCGGTTCGGGCCGGTGCGATCGGTGACGGCGACCAAGGATCATGGCCTGGTTCTGGAAGTGGCGTTCGAAGGGTTGCAGCGCAGCCCTCGCCACAAGTCCGGCATCGC
This DNA window, taken from Hyphomonas sp. Mor2, encodes the following:
- a CDS encoding cisplatin damage response ATP-dependent DNA ligase codes for the protein MEAFALFLERLLLTPSRNSKLALMADYFRTQPDPERGWALAALTNEIDLPGVKAGLIRRLVESKVDHELFRLSYDYVGDLADTVSLIWPAEHGANRVPSLSEVVEQLSDATKAQGERLIEGWLNTLDSRGRWALLKLVTGGLRIGVSSRLAKVAAAQFGQVEASEVEEIWHGLEPPYLSLFAWLDGEAEKPQPDVAAPFRPVMLAHPLVAKKDRDNPDAIDPDLITVEQFAAEWKYDGIRVQAVSENGTRRLYTRTGDDISHTFPDVLAAMDFEAALDGELLVRASDGGVAPFNELQQRLNRKTVTRKQMESRPAFIRVYDLLVEGEEDLRRLSFRHRRARLESFVSGLSTDRIDLSPLVPVTTIDELERARNTPPAPEIEGLMLKRWDSVYEAGRPKGPWFKWKRDPFLIDAVLLYAQRGHGKRSSFYSDFTFGVWRDMDGEDQLTPVGKAYFGFTDDELKQLDKFVRDNTLERFGPVRSVTATKDHGLVLEVAFEGLQRSPRHKSGIAMRFPRINRIRWDKPAAEADRLENLEALLPPGA